TATTTTCTTTTTTTGTATGGAAATACAACTCATCAGGCGGATTTTTTTTGTGCGATTATCAGAATAAAAGGAGTTGTTCGTTCTGCTTTTTTTGTTGTTTTTCTCTTGAATGATAACTGATAATATTTCCATATTGATGATCCGTTATCGTTAGAATATCCACTTTTCCCTGCGCAGGCAAGTTTTTTTGTATCATTTTATAGTATTTTTCACAGGCATCCTTTCCAGAAAATAGTTTTGTATAAATTGAATATTGAACCATGGAAAATCCGTTATCTAATAAAAAATTCCTATAAGCAGTCGCTGCCTTTTGATCAGATTTTTCAACAACAGGTAAATCAAAAAAAACTAAAATCCACATAAGCTCATACCTACTCAATAATGGTAATTCCATTTAAATTGTCCTCCCACTCTGGCAGTTCAATAACAGGTTTCCCTTCTTCCAATGCATGAACATAAGAAGCCACTAGATATTGCATACTCTGGCAAGCTTGCGAATCTCCTTCAGATGTATGAACTTTTATTTTAAGTGTATTGGCAAAAAGCTTTTTGATTTCTGGAGTAAGTTCTTTTTCGCCTTTTTCCATATATTTTTCTGTGACATTCGCTCAACTGTTCGAGATAAGTATTTATACATCTCACTTACCATAAACACATCAACTTGTTCTCAAATGCGACACAGGCTTCGTTTTCATTCGACGATTTTGATAGATCTAAAAGTTTTCTTATCTTGAGTTTTATTTTTTCTAAATTGTCCATCCCACTATGCTTCTTAATGGGGAATCATCATAGATAAAATAATTGTTATATAAATTAACAATACAATCGTTTCCATTGGTTATATTCTTTCATCCTCATAGAAAATCTGTTTTTTATTTTTCTTCACATATTCTAATTCTATTTTTGCGCTTTTTGAGTTTTTCCAGTCTTTTTGCATATAAACCACATCGCAAACATCTATCATCGAAAAACAGATAGAAAACGGCACAACTTTTAAACAGTTCAAGAAGGAGATTAAACCCACTCTTATGAAAAAAGGCTGACGGGGAAGAAGAGAAATGACTGCCCCCTCTTACATGCAAGATTGTGAACGCACAACTCGGAAGCGACAGGTAGTTAGACTCAATAATAGAAAATATGCGGAATCAACTTATTGAAATAAAATAAGGTAAGAAAAAGAGGTTTGTTTCAAAACAAACTGCAAATGCCTCAAACTGAGCCATCCCAGCGCTTTTATACCTGGTTTCTTCTTTCCCTTACCTTTATCTGCATAATACTTTTGCAAGTCTCAGAAGTCAAGCAATCTTTTAAGCACTGTTAAATTATGCCAGCGGTTTTTTTTTATACTATCTTTGCTTTCATCAAGCATTTTGGGCATGGTGGATGTATCCCATCCCTATTTTCTGCCGTGTCCATTTTTTTATTTTTTTATAAAAAGCAATCTGTAAAGATTCAGAAAGGAGTTGTGTATGACTATGTGGATAAAAACATTCATCAGTTTTTGAATTTGGATAAGCATATCGGTCTTGTCTTTTTTGATGATTGTGATTTCACTTGTTGAGGAAAATATTCCAGCAGTTGTTGTTATGATTTTTTCCACTGTTGTTTTTGGACTTGCAATGGCTGTTCCTATAAACTAGCACGGGATAATTTTCCGGCACTGGAGCACGAAATATCACTGGCACTCCATAGCTAAGTGTTAAGCAGGGTGAAAAAAAATATAAAATCAGAATAGAAACTGAAATGATAAACTCTATGTGTAAACCTGTTGCACATAGAGCGATTTTGAAAAGACAGATTATCGTTTCAAAAAAACGTTTTTATCATTGCTTGTTACATCAACTTCTGAAAATAAAAAATGATTTCATTGCAGAGAATTACAGTTGCCACAACAGTTTGTCAAATAACTGCTTTTAATTGGAATTTTGGATATACTATTTTTTTAGTTCTGGATTCCATTTAGCACCGAGAGATTTTGCTTCGTCTTTTCTTTGCAGAGGAACCATTCAATAAAAACATTCGTAATTCTCCTCTAAGATTCAAGATTTAAGCCCAATATTCTGACATTTGCTCAACAGATAAAGAAGATAATAAGTTTTCCAAATCATCAATAAATTCCGGCGGCAATTTTGCATCAAGTATAGCTTTAGAAAAACGCTTATCGCCAGTATTCCATCCAAACTTTTTGCCATTAATTTTAAAATTCGCCTATTCTTTATAAAACGTAACTGTAATAGAATAATCTTCTTTTGAATAAGTATTTATAAATTTTTCGTAAGTGTAATCTTCCTCAATCTTTATTCCTGTAATTTTTTCAATCATATCCGAAGAGATTTTCTCATTTTTCATCTTTTCAGCTAGTTCCTCAAATGCAGACTTTCTTCCTTTCTCATAGGCTTCATCTTCCATTTGTTCAATTTTTTCTAAAATATTTACTAGTTCATTTTTTATTATCTCTGACATTTTAGATTCCTCATTCTTTATCTCTGGAATAAAATCTGTAATATTTTTTCTAGGTAAATGGTTTTGCATAAGCGCAACATTTTTATTAGATGACCATAAATTCCAATCTCCAACCACATATAATCTATACTTTGCTCTGGTAACTGCAACATTAATTATATTGGCATTTACCCAATTAATCGCGCCTTTTGAATTTTTGTCACAACCAAGAACTAAGAAAACTTCATCTGCTTCTTTTCCTTGAAAAGTATGTACTGTTCCAATTTGAATATCTTTTATATCTTTGAAGCCTGATTTTACACTTACAAAGGGTGTGATAATAAACATAGTCGTCTCGGAAGTTTTTTCCTTTTGTTCAAGTAAGCTTTTTACAGCACCATATTGTTCTAAAATAAAATGATTTTTATTTCCTGTTTCTTTTCCGCTAATATCAATCCAACAAGATTCTTGAAGCAAAAAATCTTTTTCTTTGGAAGCCGTAGAATTTATCATCATTCCGCCGTAAGACAATTCGTTAGAAATATCAAACATTGGATTTATGCAGCGTCTATGAACAATTAAAGGGCATCCAACCCAAACTGGCTGTATATCTGCCTGAGATTCTATGTAAGAACCGTAAGGATTTAATCTATCTGCATAAGTCTGAACAGATTCTGATTTAATATTTAAAGCATACTTTTCTATATTTAAAGAGAATTTATCTTTAAGAAAATCTTCATAGACTTCTGGGCTTGTCGTAACAACAGGTTCTACTTGCATCGGATCTCCCTACAATAACAAATTTTTGAGATCTATAAATTGCACCTAAAGCTTGTTGTGGAGTAGCTTGACCAGATTCATCTATGATTAATGTTCCAATTTTCTTTGGTTCGTTAATATATTTAAGCATTTTTTGAATTGAAGCAAATGTTGAAGAAATAACAGGAACTAAAAAAAACAATGATAAAAAACAATCTGTAAAAACTGTTTGTTTCTGAATTTCTGAAAGTCTTTCTTCCTTATTTTCAGGAGGTATGAAACATTTTCTTAAAATAGATAAATTTTGTGATAAACAAGTTGATGTAAGAACGAATGCTTTCTGCAAATTGATAGCTTTACAGAATAATTTTTCTCTTTCTATATCATATTTTTCGCTAAGATTTGGCGGACGCTCTGTCTGAACCTTTGCCTGCTCGTTTATATCTCCATATTTAATTCGACATAAATATTCTAATGTTACATTTGAATCAATTTTCTTTAATTCCTGTTTTACAATTTTTAATTGTTTTTCAAATTCGATTTTTCTTTTATAAAATACTCTTCAATAATAGATTTCTTTATAGAGTAGCAACAAAAATCATAATCTGAATTATTTCTATTTTCTCGCTTTAATTTTTCTAAATCATATGTATTTTTTAAAACTTTGCATTTTCTGCTTTTATTTTCTTTTTCATCTTTCTGCGGATTAAAATTTTTTGTTTGTAGAATTTCTAAAAATTTCCAAAATTCAATTACTTCTTTTTCATTATCATTCATAAAATTTCAGTCCAGCAATTGTTGTTTTTGCACTTCGGTGCAGATATCAAACTAACAATGAGTTAAACAGACCTTTTTGCGATAGCAAAAATCTCAGTTTTGATTCTCCAGTCGCAAAGCGATGTTTTAATAATTTCCCTACAGAAAACGACCGCAGGTCGTAAAACTGTGTTAGGCGATTTTTATCTTAATATGTGATATCTATTCAAGTGTATCAGTTTCCGTTTGTAGCAGGTGATACATGAGAAGAATTTTTTTTCTTTTTTATTCCTAAAACTGCCCACCTAAAAAATGGAAGTCTCGAAACTATTTCATTCAATAAATAAGAAAGAACAAAACTTGCAATAAGAGATAAGGGATACGCAGCAAATGCTGGAATTAGACCCGGTTTAGCAAGAAAAACCGCTACAAAAGAAATTCCAAGATAATGAAAAACATAAAGAGCAAAACTGCGCTTATTCATCCAGCAGGTAAAATTATTTTCAAAATCGAAATATTTTGAAAAACCGCCCAAAATTGCAAGACACGAAAAATATCCGTATGCGACAAACAATAAAGAGCAGTTGACTGGTTTATCTGCATAGTTCTTTCCAAAGTTAATTATACAGAATGCAATCCCTAAACCGACTGCAATCACTAAAAGAGGAGCAAAAGATTTCTTTAATTTTTCAATCACTTCATCGTGTGAAAAAACAAAATACCCGAGCAAAAATGCGGCACCATATAAACCGAATCTGTAAACAACAATCAGCGGAGTATTTAAAACCTGAGCGGCAATTAACATAATCAAAAACATTGCGATTATATTTAATGCTGTTTTCCCTGTGTTTATTATAGAAGTTTTTTGACTTGCTGGACTTTTGCATAAATTCCACAATCTGTCTTTTTCAATTTTTCGCACAAAAACTAATGCAACACAAAATATCCACAAAAGCTGAATATACCATAAAACGCCTATTCCGCTTAAAATGCAGATTAACACTTTTACAAAAAAAGGCATTTCCTGATTTATAAAAACACCACTAATAGAAGCATTCAAAAATCCTTGAATAAACTGAAACGCAAATAAACCAACAGTTGATGGCACAAGAAGTTTTGTAGTGCGACTTTTTATAAATTCACTATCGGAATTCTTTTCAAGATACAGGCGTGAAGAAATTCCTGAAACAATAAAAAGCATCATCATAATCCACGGATAAACCGCATACAGAAAAACATCGTAATACTGCACATCGAGATTTGTAATTTTTCCAACGACTCCAGGGATTTCTTCTGCGTTATACATATAAATAACATGATACAAAGCAACGACAACGACAGTTATCCAGCGAATATTGTCTAAATAATGCTTTCTCATTTTATCTTCCTTTTTTGGTGTAGCACATTTCGTTATTGCAGGTAATGCGGAAACTTGTACATCTGCGATGCGTACATATAACTAATGCTAAACCGAAGGTTTTCTGCCATCATATGCAAAGTTATTAGCTTTGAATTTTATTTTTGTTGCTACTTAAATCCGTATGCATACGATTGATTTATATATACCTTGAATAAAAACGGCTTCGAAGTTTTTTTAAGCAAACATTTTTCTCAGCGATTTCTACTGCTGTCATACCGCGTAAATCAATCTGACCAAGCAATCGCCCTATGGCAACTCTTTTTTGTTGATATGGCCGAATCGCTTTCTTTTCGCATCGAGCATCATTTTTCTTTTAGCATTTTGCAAGATATCGAGCCGTATTAACATTTCGTATTGTCATATCTTTATATAAGTTATGCGATATTATTTTATTTAAATGACTTTTATTATAATCTTTTCGTTGAACATTCCAGATTAACGCACCCTTAACATATATCAATTGTATATATTCCTTTTTTATTGGTAATTCATTTATTATATTTTCATTATCTATTGATTCAAATAAATACGCTACATCGGTCTTTTGCTCATCATTATTTTGCCAATTGCTGGGGATAGTATTTGCTATTTTTATCATTTCAGTTTTTGTCTTTACCAATACTTTTACTTCATTCCCGGTCGTTATATGTAATGATTTTTCAATATTCTGTGTGATAATATTTTTTTTGTCATTTGATTTAAAAATGACATTCCCGGAATTGATATATGTTGTAACGTTTGAAAAACCGCATTGCTCAAATAATATTTTCAATTCTTTCATGTTAATTTTTACAGAGTTTCCAACATTGATACCTCTGAGCAATGCTACATAATCCATTGTAGTCCTTATCAATTATTAACAAATACTATAGTTTTGTTTTTGGGGCAACATATTTTCATAAATCATTGTATTTACTTATAGCATTAGCCACTTTCAATATTCTTCTTCGTCTGTTAAAGGCGTGTTCCTAACATTGATTAATAAAATATGTTACCCAATCGGATTTTTCGCTTTTTTTCTTTTATCAAAAATTTAATATGCGAGGCGATAAATTTCTTTCATATCGGACTTGTCCAGTTTTTTTATGGCGCCGAGTGTGCGTGAATTTCCAAAGCTCGCTTTTTCTGCAAGTTTTTCGATGATTTGCTCATTCCATTCTGGCAGTTTTAATTCGCGGATAGAAACTGGCATATTTATATCGCGGAATAATTGCTCCATTGCATCGATTCCTGCGTTTGCAACATCGTCTTTGCCGCTTTGTGTTTTTGGAGCAGGAATTCCAAATACGTCTGTCGCAAAAGTTACAAACCGTTCTAAATCTTCCTTATAAACATAGCGTGCCCAGGTTGCCCAAAGCGCTGCAAGACCTGCTCCGTGTGTTACATCAAACATGCCGCTCAATTCGTGTTCAAGTTGATGTGTTGCCCAGTCGCCGTTCCCAAAAGGACCTGTTAGCGTGTTGTGGCTTAAACTGCCTGCCCACATTATTTCTGCGCGTGCAGTGTAATCGTTTGGGCGTTTTACAAGGATTTTTGAATAGTAAATTACCGTTTTTAGCAAGCCGATTGCGATTGAATCGACCATCATAGAATGGTCTTTGTCGCGTGCAAAATATCGTTCCATTGTGTGCATGAGGATGTCGGCACAGCCTGCAAAAGTCTGATATGCTGGAAGCGACATTGTAAGTTCTGGGTTTAGAATCGCAAATTTTGGTCTGTAATAGTCGTTGTTGAGTCCGCGTTTTATAAAACCATCTTCGTTAGTTATTACAGATGAACACGACATTTCGCTGCCTGCTGCAGAAATTGTTAAAATTGCACCGACAGGAAGGCATTTGCCAGGTTTTTCTTTTCCAAGGTAGAAGTCCCAAACAGGTTTTTCTGTCAAAGCACCCATTGCAATGCCTTTTGCAGAGTCGATTACAGAGCCACCGCCAACGGCAAGAATAAAATCGATCTTTTCTTTTTTTACGAGGTCGATTCCTTCTTGAACTTTTTTTAAGTGAGGATTTGGAACAACACCTCCAAGTTCAAAAAACGTAAGACCTGCTTCTTTGAGCGAGTTTATGACACGATTCAAAAGTCCAGATTTTTTAGCAGAGTTTCCACCAAAATGAACGAGAACTTTAGAACCACCAAAATCTTTTACGAGTTCGCCAGCTTTTTCTTCTGTGTTTTTACCAAAAACAACTTTCGTGGGAGCGTAATAATAAAAATTTAACATATAAAAATTATAAATTAGGAAATCGCATTTTTGTACAGTAAAAATTTATAAATAAATGAAATATTCTTAAAAAATAGCCACACTGAATTGGTTTTGAAATATTTTTGAAAGTTAAGGGCTGACGATAAGCGTTAGCGATGTGCAGGGCGCAAGGCCACCGCAGCGAACAAATGCGAGCGAGGAGGCTGGAGCGAATGCGGAACCCGAAACGTAGCGACGGCACGAGTGCAGCGAGTGGCGGAACGCCAATAAAAATAAAAATCTAAGTTTTTAAATTGAATGCTTACAAATATCATTTACTTTGCTATAATTAATTTTGATGGGAAATAACGTGCTACAACTGCAATTTGTTAATTTTAGAAAAGGCTCTTATATCGTTGTGGAGGGAAAGCCCCAAAACGACCTTTTTTATATAATTCAGTCGGGGAATGTGCAAGTTCATAGGGAAGCAAAGGTTTCCGCTCAAAATTCTGAAATTTTAGGACCCGGCGACTTTATAGGCGTTATTTCTTGCATGTCGAATCATTCGCAGATTGACACTGTAATTGCGCTTTCTGATGTTGTATGTATTTCTGTTCGTCGAGATCAATATCCAGAATTGATTGAACGCAATACTCCTGTTGCTATGAAGATTATACGCACTTTTGCAAACAGAATGCGTCAATTAAACGATACTCTGATGCAGGCAGCTTTGAAGAATTCGGCAAGGCAATCTACTGAGCAAATTTTTAGAATTGCTTCATACTATGATAATATAAAGCAGCCTAGCATCGCAATTTTTGCCTACTATCAATACATAAAGGAAAACCCTAAGGGCATTAATCTGCAAAAAGCAAAAGAAAGATTTACCGCATTGCGTCCAAAAAGCAAGGCTGTCTACTTTGAATCAAATCAGGACCTTTTGAGAGTTTATCCTAAAGACACTATGATTATGACAGAAAATCAGTCTGGTGCGGATATGTTTATAATTCAAGATGGAAGGGTTAAGATTTCGAGGATTGTTGATGGAACGGAAATTACACTTGCAATCTTAAAAAAAGGCGATATGTTTGGAGAGATGGCTCTTTTGGAAAATAAACCGCGTTCTGCCTGTGCTATTGCAGAAGATGAATGCAGACTTATGACTGTAAATAAATCTAACTTTAATCAAATGGTTGCAACTCAGCCACAGCTTATAGCACGCCTTACAACTATGCTTGCAGAAAGACTCTTCCAGACGCAGAGACAACTCGTGAACAGCCTTTTGCATAATCCTGTTGAAAGAATGCTTGATATGCTTGCTTTGCAGATTGAAAAATCTCGTGTGAATATCAATTCAAAATCAAAAGCACCATATCAAACGGATTTAACTCCGCAGGATATTGCAACTATGTGTGGTCTTACTCAAAGCGAGCAGAATTTAAATCTCTATAAATTTATGATGGACCCCCACATCAGGTTGACTTCGGAAAATAAAATTTTGGTTTTGGATTGCCTTGAACTTTTAAAGCAGAGTGCATTTTTCCGCAAGCAGAGTAAAAAATGATAAAATCATCTTTTTGTAA
This sequence is a window from Treponema pectinovorum. Protein-coding genes within it:
- the cas2 gene encoding CRISPR-associated endonuclease Cas2, which translates into the protein MELPLLSRYELMWILVFFDLPVVEKSDQKAATAYRNFLLDNGFSMVQYSIYTKLFSGKDACEKYYKMIQKNLPAQGKVDILTITDHQYGNIISYHSREKQQKKQNEQLLLF
- a CDS encoding DUF4406 domain-containing protein, which encodes MNCLKVVPFSICFSMIDVCDVVYMQKDWKNSKSAKIELEYVKKNKKQIFYEDERI
- a CDS encoding DUF5710 domain-containing protein, yielding MVPLQRKDEAKSLGAKWNPELKK
- a CDS encoding C-terminal helicase domain-containing protein; protein product: MQVEPVVTTSPEVYEDFLKDKFSLNIEKYALNIKSESVQTYADRLNPYGSYIESQADIQPVWVGCPLIVHRRCINPMFDISNELSYGGMMINSTASKEKDFLLQESCWIDISGKETGNKNHFILEQYGAVKSLLEQKEKTSETTMFIITPFVSVKSGFKDIKDIQIGTVHTFQGKEADEVFLVLGCDKNSKGAINWVNANIINVAVTRAKYRLYVVGDWNLWSSNKNVALMQNHLPRKNITDFIPEIKNEESKMSEIIKNELVNILEKIEQMEDEAYEKGRKSAFEELAEKMKNEKISSDMIEKITGIKIEEDYTYEKFINTYSKEDYSITVTFYKE
- a CDS encoding acyltransferase family protein, whose product is MRKHYLDNIRWITVVVVALYHVIYMYNAEEIPGVVGKITNLDVQYYDVFLYAVYPWIMMMLFIVSGISSRLYLEKNSDSEFIKSRTTKLLVPSTVGLFAFQFIQGFLNASISGVFINQEMPFFVKVLICILSGIGVLWYIQLLWIFCVALVFVRKIEKDRLWNLCKSPASQKTSIINTGKTALNIIAMFLIMLIAAQVLNTPLIVVYRFGLYGAAFLLGYFVFSHDEVIEKLKKSFAPLLVIAVGLGIAFCIINFGKNYADKPVNCSLLFVAYGYFSCLAILGGFSKYFDFENNFTCWMNKRSFALYVFHYLGISFVAVFLAKPGLIPAFAAYPLSLIASFVLSYLLNEIVSRLPFFRWAVLGIKKKKNSSHVSPATNGN
- a CDS encoding DUF1697 domain-containing protein, whose amino-acid sequence is MDYVALLRGINVGNSVKINMKELKILFEQCGFSNVTTYINSGNVIFKSNDKKNIITQNIEKSLHITTGNEVKVLVKTKTEMIKIANTIPSNWQNNDEQKTDVAYLFESIDNENIINELPIKKEYIQLIYVKGALIWNVQRKDYNKSHLNKIISHNLYKDMTIRNVNTARYLAKC
- a CDS encoding iron-containing alcohol dehydrogenase → MLNFYYYAPTKVVFGKNTEEKAGELVKDFGGSKVLVHFGGNSAKKSGLLNRVINSLKEAGLTFFELGGVVPNPHLKKVQEGIDLVKKEKIDFILAVGGGSVIDSAKGIAMGALTEKPVWDFYLGKEKPGKCLPVGAILTISAAGSEMSCSSVITNEDGFIKRGLNNDYYRPKFAILNPELTMSLPAYQTFAGCADILMHTMERYFARDKDHSMMVDSIAIGLLKTVIYYSKILVKRPNDYTARAEIMWAGSLSHNTLTGPFGNGDWATHQLEHELSGMFDVTHGAGLAALWATWARYVYKEDLERFVTFATDVFGIPAPKTQSGKDDVANAGIDAMEQLFRDINMPVSIRELKLPEWNEQIIEKLAEKASFGNSRTLGAIKKLDKSDMKEIYRLAY
- a CDS encoding Crp/Fnr family transcriptional regulator encodes the protein MGNNVLQLQFVNFRKGSYIVVEGKPQNDLFYIIQSGNVQVHREAKVSAQNSEILGPGDFIGVISCMSNHSQIDTVIALSDVVCISVRRDQYPELIERNTPVAMKIIRTFANRMRQLNDTLMQAALKNSARQSTEQIFRIASYYDNIKQPSIAIFAYYQYIKENPKGINLQKAKERFTALRPKSKAVYFESNQDLLRVYPKDTMIMTENQSGADMFIIQDGRVKISRIVDGTEITLAILKKGDMFGEMALLENKPRSACAIAEDECRLMTVNKSNFNQMVATQPQLIARLTTMLAERLFQTQRQLVNSLLHNPVERMLDMLALQIEKSRVNINSKSKAPYQTDLTPQDIATMCGLTQSEQNLNLYKFMMDPHIRLTSENKILVLDCLELLKQSAFFRKQSKK